In the Paramormyrops kingsleyae isolate MSU_618 chromosome 6, PKINGS_0.4, whole genome shotgun sequence genome, one interval contains:
- the LOC140591784 gene encoding HMG domain-containing protein 3-like, which translates to MEAVRALCRQCGIDPKGSRMDLVTRLQQEMKNRASYDKVFSQIWGASGGWAVVTCPCAVVYGVKFNIRAESPRDFADLLLSMKHFPNIVLYDFARGLATHTNLRDPESLPFKPHGGRLLEPTEDNIRCATTGQIKVSLPWLVTKKPVPDENGHPITGSSEHYALYDRFHEANSKDARDVLRKVELVPELRGWINSPCAEQLFAGMRKNNHFLNMMTPSSHVFLMRNILCHYNNARNSRTIESMKKRLGKGVDIQLNSNGQTVLAPAEAPAEQAQTTTAAPAHGMTTAASPGDLPVCSDDCWGLPHLEHTSARSEIRDSEVRL; encoded by the exons atggaagctgtgcgtgctctgtgccgacagtgtggcatagaccccaaaggctcacggatggacctggtaacgagacttcaacaagaaatgaagaacagagcgagttatgataaggtgttttcacagatctggggagcttctg gtggatgggctgtggtcacctgtccttgtgctgtggtgtatggtgttaagttcaacataagggctgagagcccccgggactttgctgaccttttattgtcgatgaaacattttccaaacattgtattatatgattttgcgagagggttggcaacacataccaacctaagagatccagaatcattacccttcaaacctcatgggggtaggttacttgagcctactgaagataacatcagatgtgccactactggacagataaaagtgagcttgccatggctagtcaccaagaagccagttcctgatgaaaatggccaccctataactggatcgtctgagcattatgctctttatgatagatttcatgaggcaaactcaaaagatgccagggatgtcttgcgaaaggtggaactggtcccagagttacgtggttggatcaacagcccgtgtgctgaacagctctttgctggaatgaggaaaaacaatcattttctcaacatgatgactccctcatcgcatgtctttttgatgcgaaatattttgtgtcactacaacaatgctagaaattcaagaaccatagaaagcatgaagaagagattgggcaaaggagtggacatacagttaaattccaatggtcagacagttttgg caccagctgaagcaccagccgaacaagcacaaacaacaacagcagcaccagctcatggtatgacaactgcagcatcccctg gagatctaccagtgtgcagtgatgactgctggggactaccacatctggagcacacaagtgcccgatcggaaatcagagactcagag